Proteins from a single region of Abyssisolibacter fermentans:
- a CDS encoding HisA/HisF-related TIM barrel protein, translating to MKPELLVMLVQNDRTVENAIELFNDAKHLPIMHWGFKDVGLEKEKMIELVKEMKAAGKTTYLEIMSFDEKGGLESAQLAIDCGFDVAIGTSYSDSINNLLKNSSTKYYPFTGKLVGCPATLIGTVDEIVEHGKMMQAKGVDGLAISTYRFKGNHKELIQAIANEIEIPVISAGSINSFERIDELKQAGVWGVTIGSGFFKKEFSPEGTFNENIEAVVEWVSNEAK from the coding sequence ATGAAACCTGAATTACTAGTTATGTTAGTACAAAATGATAGAACAGTAGAAAATGCAATCGAATTATTTAATGATGCAAAACATCTTCCTATTATGCATTGGGGTTTTAAAGATGTTGGTTTAGAAAAAGAAAAAATGATTGAGCTTGTAAAAGAAATGAAAGCTGCAGGAAAGACAACATATCTTGAAATTATGAGTTTTGATGAAAAAGGAGGCTTAGAAAGTGCTCAACTTGCAATAGATTGTGGTTTTGATGTAGCTATAGGCACATCTTACTCAGACTCAATAAATAACCTTCTTAAAAATTCTAGTACAAAATATTATCCTTTTACAGGAAAACTTGTAGGTTGTCCTGCAACTTTAATAGGAACTGTTGATGAAATTGTTGAACATGGAAAAATGATGCAAGCTAAGGGCGTAGATGGATTAGCTATATCTACATATCGTTTCAAAGGCAATCATAAAGAATTGATTCAAGCAATTGCAAATGAAATAGAGATTCCTGTAATATCTGCTGGAAGTATTAATTCTTTTGAACGTATTGATGAGTTGAAGCAAGCAGGTGTATGGGGAGTTACAATAGGTAGCGGTTTCTTTAAAAAGGAATTTTCACCTGAAGGTACATTCAATGAAAATATCGAAGCGGTTGTTGAATGGGTTTCTAACGAAGCTAAGTAG
- a CDS encoding PTS sugar transporter subunit IIA — MKISNIAITDVIKPDFIRLNVTAANRDDAIYEAGYLLYQNGIVEKGYIEAMVKSCNDLGPYIVLVPGVAIPHARPEDGAKGVGISIITLKEAITFGNEENDPVHTIIALASDNNKNHIGLLGSLSNFLMDQDKVSKMHDAKTTEEVMELLLGDN, encoded by the coding sequence ATGAAAATTAGCAACATAGCAATAACAGATGTTATTAAGCCAGATTTTATTCGATTAAATGTGACTGCTGCTAATCGTGATGATGCAATTTATGAGGCTGGTTACCTGTTATACCAAAACGGTATAGTTGAAAAAGGATATATTGAAGCTATGGTCAAATCATGCAACGACTTAGGACCTTATATTGTACTTGTTCCAGGTGTAGCTATACCTCATGCTCGCCCAGAAGATGGAGCTAAGGGAGTAGGTATTTCAATTATTACACTAAAAGAGGCTATAACTTTTGGAAATGAAGAGAATGACCCTGTTCATACAATTATTGCATTAGCATCAGATAATAATAAAAACCATATTGGATTATTAGGAAGTTTATCAAATTTTTTAATGGATCAAGATAAGGTAAGTAAAATGCATGATGCAAAAACAACTGAAGAGGTAATGGAGTTACTTCTAGGTGATAATTAA